CTGGCAGTGCTTCGACGTCAGTGGCGACCGCATCGAGTCTTGCTTCGATTTCGTCGAGATCTGACTCCGTTTCTGCTGATTCGAGGTCTGTTTCGATCGATTCGAGTCGTTCAGAGAGCGCTTCTGGAGTGACTGGCTCATCGTCGTCGGTCGTTGGCTCCTCACTCTCGTTGGTCTCGGAAACGTCGGGATCGGTGTCTGTGGCTCCCGAGGCCTCCGTCGCGTCGGTCGTGGCCTCGGAGTCGTCATCCCCGTTACTCATGCATCAGAATGCGATAGTCGGAGCCAAGAGCGTTTCCTTTCATCACTGATCGTGCGATCCGATTGGGTTGGGTGCTGATGTCAATTCAGGGATTGTAGCAAACCGCGAGATCTATACCTCGGTGCTCGCTACCGGCGAGTATGGACCGTCGCACATTTCTCGCGACAACAATCGGTGTTACGAGTGTCGCACTTTCTGGATGTCTCCGCCGAAGCGGTGCCCTCGCTTCCGATGAGTACGATATCGGAATGTCGTCGAATGCATTCAAACCCGAACAGTACACTACATCGGTCGGAGAGACTGTCGTCTGGGGCAACACTAATTCACGTCCACATTCCGTGACGGCATACGAAAGCGCGATCCCGAACGACGCTCAGTACTTCGCTTCAGGAGGATTTGAGTCCGAACAAAATGCACGAAAGTCGTGGCAGAATCAAAAGGGACGCAAAGGCGGGAAAATACTCACTGGTCAAACGTATTCACACACGTTTGAAATCCCCGGCACGTACAGCTACTTCTGTATCCCACACGAACCAGCTGGAATGGCGGGCTCAGTTGTTGTCGAAGAGGAATAAGAGAGTATAAAACCTTGTTTGATTCCTATCTCCTTCTGCATCCAATAAGCGAGCGCGATTGTAGGTCGTGAATCTGATACTAGAGACGAGAAGCCCCAACAAGAGGTAGTACAGAATATCATCCACGACCTCCGACGACATTCACACGTGATCGTTCGTATGACAGATCGCTCGTACAACAGAGTTATAGTACACGTGTGACCGTATCGAACAGCATGTGTAGACACATTTCTTTGAATCTGGCAAACTACACACATTTCCAATACGGCTATAGACAAACAGTACTATTGACATATCCTGTGTCTAAAAGCGCACAATAATTACGAAGGCAACAATAATAATGTCAATACCGAATAGACACCCGCTCAGTCTTCGATTTCGATATCGTCTTCTTCAATACTGACGGAAGTCTCTTCTTCTTCTGCGACTTCGTCAGGATGCGCTTCGAGCGTCGTTTTCTGGACTTCGACGCGTCGGAGCGGATAGATCGTTTTCGCTTCGTTGTAGATGCCACCCGAGAGCCGTCCGGTGACGATGCTGTCGATTAGCTCTTCGAACGTTCGCTCGGTGGCAGCGTTCTCGACGATGTCGATCATCTGTCGCCGGATGGCCATCTCTTGGCTGTGGTCTGCCTTTTTCGTCGTGTACGCGACAGGCTGGACCTGAAGACGGTAATCATCGGCCGTAAGAACGGTCACGTACGCGCTGATTTTCGAGGATCCTCGACGGACGAGGCTCCGGAGATAATCGCGCGTGAGTTCGTGCTTAACGAACCCTGTGTACGCGCTGTCGCTTCCCGTATCCGTGATTCTGAATGTAAGCTTCGTGTTGTTCTCGCTGGCGTCGCTTTGCAGCGCGCCGAGCGTCGTTTCAATAGTGCGCCCGATGACTTGATCGGGCTCTCTTGCTACAGTTTCGCCGAGTTCGGCCCGGTCGAACTGCTCCGGGGCGAACACCGTATACCAGCGTTTCTCTCGTCTTCGTCGTGAGACTGATCGTTCACTCATGATTAGTTTCGTTCACTCATGCTTTTTCTCGTTCGTAAGCTGTGCTGCAACCGTGAGATTCGTGACATAGTCGTCGGCTGTTGTTCGTAGCCCACCCGTCGTCGGCCGCTCGATGACGGTTTCGACCGTCGCGTCGGTTACGGTTGTCTTCATTTCGGCGGTGTTGTCGGGACAGAGTGCGTCCGCGATGACCGTTGCGCGCTCATCGTTCCATTCCGTCCGGATAATCGCACGTCTGGCAGGCATCAGATCGCCTCCCGAAATGCGTCGACAAACGCGTCTTTCCGCGTCGTGATCGCTGATTGTGCGTACGCGTACCGTCCACGACCAGTTGCGCTCGCTTTTTCATCGACAGCAGCCACCGCTTCAGTCAGTGCCGCCGTTACATCTCGTTCTCGCTCGACTGCAGTTCCCGCAACCGCATCGTCTGCGATAGCGAGTACGACCGGCTCCTGCGAGCGGTAATCCCGAACGAGTCGGGCAACCGTTCCGATCGTTCCACTCTCGGAGGTCGTTTCGGTGATATCCGCAACGACGAGTCCCCGATATCGGGAGATATCGGCGTTGTGGATGGCTGTGTGAGCAGCGCGAGCGTGCTCGCGCCAACCGTCGAGTGCAGCCTCATAACAGTCGTGGCCAAGCGCCAGAGCGAGACCGATGCCGGGCCACGAACGCGCGAGCGCATCGAGCACGTCGGCATAGCCCGCGAGCGTGGCAAATGGCAGCTGTGTCGTTCCACCGACCTCCGCTACTCCGTACGGACAAACCGCCCGATCAATCGTCTCTGATGCCCGCGTTTTCGCTTCTCGAACGACCGAAAGAGCGAGCATCGACGCGACTACTCTACCGTGTTCGTCAAGATCGGGAGTGGCGCTGTCGGGAACGATGTCAGAAAGCGCCTCTGTTGCTGCTTCGAGATCACCGGAGAACGGCGCGTGGACGAGCGTCGTGTGCGCTAGTCCGTCAGCGAGATCCGTCGTCGGAACGCCGATTCCCGGGGTGCTATCGATGTCCGTCGCTTCGATGTCGAACGCGTCCGTGTGTGCGCTCAAGTCTCGTTCAGCTGCAACGATTCCCGCGAGCGCGAGCACGAGTACAGGACCAGGATCTGAAATAGAATTAGAATCCGATTCCGATTCATTCAGTGCCTGTGCAACTTCGAAGGCTCGGACGGACAGTGGCTCCTCGATAATCGCTACGTT
The nucleotide sequence above comes from Halocatena marina. Encoded proteins:
- a CDS encoding plastocyanin/azurin family copper-binding protein; the encoded protein is MDRRTFLATTIGVTSVALSGCLRRSGALASDEYDIGMSSNAFKPEQYTTSVGETVVWGNTNSRPHSVTAYESAIPNDAQYFASGGFESEQNARKSWQNQKGRKGGKILTGQTYSHTFEIPGTYSYFCIPHEPAGMAGSVVVEEE
- a CDS encoding 30S ribosomal protein S3ae, whose protein sequence is MSERSVSRRRREKRWYTVFAPEQFDRAELGETVAREPDQVIGRTIETTLGALQSDASENNTKLTFRITDTGSDSAYTGFVKHELTRDYLRSLVRRGSSKISAYVTVLTADDYRLQVQPVAYTTKKADHSQEMAIRRQMIDIVENAATERTFEELIDSIVTGRLSGGIYNEAKTIYPLRRVEVQKTTLEAHPDEVAEEEETSVSIEEDDIEIED
- a CDS encoding KEOPS complex subunit Pcc1 gives rise to the protein MPARRAIIRTEWNDERATVIADALCPDNTAEMKTTVTDATVETVIERPTTGGLRTTADDYVTNLTVAAQLTNEKKHE